A genomic region of Enterobacter hormaechei ATCC 49162 contains the following coding sequences:
- the gudP gene encoding galactarate/glucarate/glycerate transporter GudP — protein MSTLSHAASSAEKRTNARYWIVVMLFIVTSFNYGDRATLSIAGSEMAKDIGLDPVGMGYVFSAFSWAYVIGQIPGGWLLDRFGSKRVYFWSIFIWSMFTLLQGFVDIFSGFGIIIALFTLRFLVGLAEAPSFPGNSRIVAAWFPAQERGTAVAIFNSAQYFATVIFAPIMGWLTHEVGWSHVFFFMGGLGIVISFIWLKVIHEPNQHPGVNKKELDYIAEGGALINMDQKTQKVKVPFSQKWAQIKQLVGTRMMIGIYLGQYCINALTYFFITWFPVYLVQARGMSILKAGFVASVPAICGFVGGVLGGVISDWLMRRTGSLNIARKTPIVLGMLLSMTMVFCNYVNAEWMIIGFMAMAFFGKGIGALGWAVMADTAPKEISGLSGGLFNMFGNISGIVTPIAIGYIVGTTGSFNGALIYVGVHALVAVLSYLVLVGDIKRIELKPVVERG, from the coding sequence ATGAGTACATTAAGCCACGCGGCGAGCAGCGCTGAGAAGCGCACCAACGCTCGCTACTGGATAGTGGTGATGCTGTTTATCGTCACCTCTTTCAACTACGGCGACCGCGCCACGTTGTCCATTGCCGGCTCTGAGATGGCAAAGGACATCGGACTTGACCCGGTGGGTATGGGTTATGTTTTCTCCGCATTTTCATGGGCCTACGTAATCGGCCAAATCCCTGGCGGCTGGCTGCTGGACCGCTTTGGTTCAAAACGGGTCTATTTCTGGTCCATTTTTATCTGGTCGATGTTTACCCTCTTACAGGGCTTCGTGGATATCTTCAGCGGCTTCGGCATCATCATTGCTCTCTTTACCCTCCGCTTCCTGGTGGGCTTAGCGGAAGCGCCATCCTTCCCTGGCAACAGCCGCATTGTGGCCGCCTGGTTCCCGGCGCAGGAGAGGGGAACGGCGGTCGCGATCTTTAACTCGGCGCAGTACTTTGCGACGGTGATTTTCGCACCCATCATGGGCTGGCTGACGCACGAAGTGGGCTGGTCACACGTCTTCTTCTTCATGGGTGGGCTGGGGATCGTCATCAGCTTCATCTGGCTGAAAGTGATCCACGAACCAAACCAGCATCCGGGCGTGAACAAGAAAGAGCTGGACTACATTGCTGAAGGTGGGGCGCTGATCAACATGGATCAGAAAACCCAGAAAGTAAAAGTCCCGTTCAGCCAGAAATGGGCGCAGATCAAACAGCTCGTTGGCACACGGATGATGATCGGTATCTATCTCGGCCAGTACTGCATCAACGCCTTAACCTACTTCTTCATCACCTGGTTCCCGGTTTACCTAGTGCAGGCGCGTGGGATGTCGATTCTGAAGGCGGGGTTTGTCGCCTCCGTGCCGGCCATCTGCGGCTTCGTGGGCGGGGTGCTTGGCGGGGTCATCTCCGACTGGCTGATGCGTCGTACCGGTTCGCTGAATATCGCGCGTAAAACGCCAATCGTGCTCGGCATGCTGCTCTCCATGACCATGGTGTTCTGTAACTACGTCAACGCGGAGTGGATGATTATCGGTTTCATGGCGATGGCCTTCTTCGGTAAAGGCATTGGCGCGCTGGGCTGGGCAGTCATGGCGGATACCGCGCCGAAAGAGATCAGCGGTCTGAGCGGCGGTCTGTTCAACATGTTTGGCAACATTTCCGGCATTGTCACGCCAATCGCTATCGGTTACATCGTCGGCACCACCGGCTCCTTCAATGGTGCGCTGATTTATGTAGGCGTCCATGCGCTGGTGGCGGTACTCAGTTACCTGGTGCTGGTGGGTGACATCAAACGTATCGAACTGAAACCTGTTGTGGAGCGCGGATGA
- the xni gene encoding flap endonuclease Xni, with the protein MAVHLLIVDALNLIRRIHAVQGTPCKDTCLHALEQLIRHSEPTHAVAVFDDEARNTGWRHQRLPDYKAGRAPMPDDLHAEMPVIRAAFEQRGVPCWGAHGNEADDLAATLAVKVAGAGHQATIVSTDKGYCQLLSPTIRIRDYFQKRWLDAPFIASEFGVSPEQLPDYWGLAGISSSKVPGVAGIGPKSAAQLLTEFQDLEGIYARLDEVPEKWRKKLEAHKEMAFICREVATLQTDLQLDGNLQQLRLER; encoded by the coding sequence GTGGCCGTTCATTTGCTTATCGTCGATGCACTTAACCTGATTCGCCGTATTCATGCGGTACAGGGCACCCCCTGCAAGGACACCTGTTTACACGCGCTGGAACAGCTCATTCGCCATAGCGAACCCACCCACGCTGTTGCCGTATTCGACGATGAAGCACGCAATACCGGCTGGCGGCACCAGCGCCTGCCCGACTACAAAGCCGGACGTGCGCCAATGCCGGACGATCTGCACGCCGAAATGCCCGTTATCCGCGCGGCCTTTGAGCAGCGCGGCGTTCCGTGCTGGGGCGCGCACGGTAATGAAGCTGACGATTTAGCCGCAACGCTGGCGGTGAAAGTCGCGGGCGCCGGGCATCAGGCGACTATCGTTTCAACCGACAAAGGCTACTGCCAGCTGCTCTCTCCAACGATCCGCATCCGCGACTACTTTCAAAAACGCTGGCTGGACGCGCCATTTATTGCCAGCGAGTTTGGCGTATCGCCTGAGCAACTGCCCGATTACTGGGGGCTGGCAGGGATCAGCAGCTCTAAAGTACCGGGAGTCGCCGGTATTGGCCCCAAAAGTGCCGCTCAGTTGCTGACGGAGTTTCAGGATCTGGAAGGCATTTACGCCAGGCTTGATGAAGTGCCGGAAAAATGGCGCAAGAAGCTGGAGGCGCATAAAGAGATGGCGTTTATCTGCCGCGAGGTGGCGACGCTACAGACGGATTTACAGCTGGACGGGAATTTGCAGCAGTTAAGGTTAGAGCGTTAA
- the truC gene encoding tRNA pseudouridine(65) synthase TruC, which translates to MTLEILYQDEWLVAVNKPSGWLVHRSWLDRDEKVVVMQTVRDQIGQHVFTAHRLDRPTSGVLLMGLSSEAGRLLAQQFEQHQIQKRYHAIVRGWLTDAATLDYPLVEELDKIADKFAREDKGPQPAVTDYRGMATTELPVATSKFPTTRYSLVELLPKTGRKHQLRRHLAHLRHPIIGDSKHGDLRQNRSAAAHFGCNRLMLHASELTLTHPFTGEPLMIRAGLDEVWMQALSQFGWLGQLPENERVEFAAGNVQDEQQTQ; encoded by the coding sequence ATGACGCTTGAGATCCTTTATCAGGATGAGTGGTTAGTGGCGGTGAATAAACCGTCCGGCTGGCTGGTGCACCGAAGCTGGCTCGATCGCGATGAGAAAGTGGTGGTCATGCAGACCGTGCGCGATCAAATCGGTCAGCACGTCTTTACCGCCCACCGTCTGGATCGGCCCACCTCCGGCGTTCTGCTGATGGGGCTTTCCAGTGAGGCCGGGCGCCTGCTGGCGCAGCAGTTTGAACAGCACCAGATCCAGAAACGCTATCACGCCATTGTGCGTGGATGGCTGACAGACGCCGCCACGCTTGATTATCCCCTGGTGGAGGAGCTGGATAAAATTGCCGATAAATTTGCCCGCGAAGATAAAGGCCCGCAGCCTGCGGTAACCGACTATCGCGGTATGGCGACCACAGAACTGCCGGTGGCGACCAGCAAATTCCCGACCACGCGATACAGTCTGGTTGAGCTTTTGCCCAAAACCGGACGCAAGCACCAGCTTCGCCGTCACCTTGCGCACCTGCGCCACCCGATTATCGGCGACAGTAAGCATGGCGATTTGCGCCAGAACCGCAGCGCGGCAGCGCATTTTGGCTGCAACCGGCTGATGCTGCACGCCAGCGAGCTGACCCTGACGCACCCGTTTACCGGCGAACCGCTGATGATCCGCGCGGGGCTGGATGAGGTCTGGATGCAGGCGCTGTCACAGTTTGGCTGGCTGGGACAACTCCCCGAAAATGAAAGGGTTGAGTTTGCCGCAGGCAACGTTCAGGATGAACAGCAAACGCAATAA
- a CDS encoding L-serine ammonia-lyase, translating to MISVFDIFKIGIGPSSSHTVGPMKAGKQFTDDLIARGILHDITRVVVDVYGSLSLTGKGHHTDIAIIMGLAGNLPDTVDIDAIPAFIQDVNTHGRLLLANGEHEVEFPVDHCMNFHADNLSLHENGMRITALAGDKAVYSQTYYSIGGGFIVDEDHFGQSSNSTVDVPYPYKNAADLQRHCHETGLSLSGLMMKNELALHSKEELEQHFANVWEVMRSGIERGITTEGVLPGKLRVPRRAAALRRMLVSTDKTTTDPMAVVDWINMFALAVNEENAAGGRVVTAPTNGACGIVPAVLAYYDKFIREVNANSLARYLLVASAIGSLYKMNASISGAEVGCQGEVGVACSMAAAGLAELLGASPAQVCIAAEIGMEHNLGLTCDPVGGQVQVPCIERNAIASVKAVNAARMALRRTSEPRVCLDKVIETMYETGKDMNAKYRETSRGGLAMKIVTCD from the coding sequence ATGATTAGCGTATTCGATATCTTCAAAATCGGTATTGGTCCTTCCAGCTCTCACACCGTCGGACCAATGAAAGCCGGTAAACAATTCACGGATGACTTGATTGCACGCGGCATTTTGCACGACATCACCCGCGTGGTTGTCGATGTATACGGTTCCCTTTCCCTGACCGGTAAAGGCCACCATACCGATATTGCCATTATCATGGGGCTGGCGGGGAATCTGCCAGATACCGTTGATATTGATGCAATTCCTGCCTTTATCCAGGACGTAAACACCCACGGTCGTTTGCTGCTGGCGAACGGCGAGCATGAGGTTGAATTCCCGGTTGACCACTGCATGAATTTCCATGCGGATAACCTGTCGCTGCACGAGAATGGCATGCGCATTACCGCGCTGGCTGGCGATAAAGCGGTTTACAGCCAGACGTATTACTCCATCGGCGGCGGGTTTATCGTCGACGAGGACCATTTTGGTCAAAGCAGCAATTCCACCGTTGATGTGCCGTACCCGTACAAAAACGCGGCCGACTTACAGCGACACTGCCACGAGACAGGCCTTTCTCTCTCCGGCCTGATGATGAAAAACGAGCTGGCCCTGCACAGCAAAGAGGAGCTGGAACAGCACTTTGCTAACGTCTGGGAAGTGATGCGCAGCGGCATTGAGCGCGGGATCACCACCGAAGGGGTGCTGCCGGGTAAACTGCGCGTACCGCGTCGTGCAGCGGCGCTGCGCCGTATGTTGGTGAGTACCGATAAAACGACCACCGACCCGATGGCGGTAGTGGACTGGATCAACATGTTCGCGCTGGCGGTGAACGAAGAGAACGCCGCGGGTGGCCGTGTCGTCACCGCGCCAACCAACGGGGCGTGCGGGATTGTTCCGGCGGTCCTGGCGTATTACGACAAGTTTATCCGTGAAGTGAACGCAAACTCACTGGCACGCTATCTGCTGGTCGCCAGTGCGATTGGCTCACTGTACAAGATGAACGCCTCGATTTCCGGCGCGGAAGTGGGCTGCCAGGGTGAAGTGGGCGTAGCCTGTTCAATGGCGGCGGCGGGTCTCGCCGAACTGCTGGGCGCAAGCCCTGCTCAGGTCTGTATTGCGGCGGAAATCGGCATGGAACATAACCTGGGGCTGACCTGCGATCCGGTCGGCGGACAGGTCCAGGTGCCCTGCATCGAGCGTAACGCCATCGCCTCTGTGAAAGCGGTGAACGCGGCACGTATGGCGCTGCGTCGTACCAGTGAACCGCGCGTCTGCCTCGACAAGGTTATCGAAACCATGTACGAAACAGGTAAAGACATGAACGCCAAATACCGCGAAACCTCCCGCGGTGGTCTGGCGATGAAGATCGTCACCTGCGATTGA
- a CDS encoding YqcC family protein, with protein sequence MSHHDSVRAQLHAIEALMRQHQLWQDNAPQPEAFASTQPFCLDTLAPFEWLQWVLIPRMHALLEGGHALPASFAVSPYYEMALEATHPARAMMLVELEKLDALFAGDDA encoded by the coding sequence ATGTCGCATCACGATAGCGTTCGTGCGCAGTTGCACGCCATCGAAGCCCTTATGCGCCAGCATCAGCTGTGGCAGGATAACGCGCCGCAGCCAGAAGCGTTCGCCAGCACCCAACCGTTTTGTCTGGATACGCTGGCCCCGTTCGAGTGGCTCCAGTGGGTCTTAATTCCGCGTATGCACGCGCTGCTGGAAGGTGGCCACGCGTTGCCCGCGTCTTTTGCCGTCTCTCCCTATTACGAAATGGCGCTGGAAGCGACCCATCCGGCGCGCGCGATGATGCTGGTGGAGCTGGAAAAGCTGGATGCGCTTTTCGCCGGTGACGATGCATGA
- a CDS encoding flavodoxin encodes MAEVGIFVGTMYGNSLLVAEEAEAILVNQGHKATVYEDPELADWEKYKDKYILVVTSTTGQGDLPDSIAPLFQGIKDQLGYQPDVHYGIIALGDSSYANFCGGGKQFDALLQEQSAQRVGEMLLIDAGEHPEPESESNPWVENWATLLK; translated from the coding sequence ATGGCTGAAGTAGGCATTTTTGTCGGCACGATGTACGGCAACTCGCTGCTGGTGGCGGAGGAGGCGGAAGCAATCCTCGTAAATCAGGGCCATAAAGCAACGGTGTATGAAGACCCGGAGCTGGCAGACTGGGAAAAATATAAAGATAAATACATTCTGGTGGTGACCTCCACCACCGGGCAGGGCGATCTTCCGGACAGCATTGCCCCGCTTTTCCAGGGCATTAAAGACCAGCTTGGCTATCAGCCAGATGTTCACTACGGCATCATTGCCCTCGGTGATAGCTCTTACGCTAACTTCTGCGGCGGCGGTAAGCAGTTCGACGCGCTGTTGCAGGAGCAGAGCGCCCAGCGCGTCGGGGAGATGTTGCTGATTGATGCGGGCGAGCACCCGGAGCCAGAAAGCGAGTCGAACCCGTGGGTGGAGAACTGGGCCACACTTCTCAAATAA
- the rlmM gene encoding 23S rRNA (cytidine(2498)-2'-O)-methyltransferase RlmM, translating into MNKVVLYCRPGFEKECAAEITDKAAKREVFGFARVKENAGYVVFECYQPDDADKLARELPFSSLIFARQMFVAGELLKDLPPEDRITPIVGMLQGVVEKGGDLRVEVADTNESKELMKFCRKFTVPLRAALRDAGVLTNYETPKRPVVHIFFIAPGCCYAGYSYTTNNSPFFMGIPRLRFPADAPSRSTLKLEEAFHVFIPADEWDERLANGMYAVDLGACPGGWTYQLVKRNMWVSSVDNGPMAQSLMDTGQVTWLREDGFRYRPNRNNISWMVCDMVEKPAKVAALMASWLVNGWCRETIFNLKLPMKKRYEEVSQNLAYIQQQLDEHGINAEIQARQLYHDREEVTVHIRRWWAAVGGRRDER; encoded by the coding sequence ATGAATAAGGTTGTTTTATATTGTCGCCCGGGGTTTGAGAAAGAGTGCGCCGCGGAAATCACCGATAAAGCGGCGAAGCGTGAGGTCTTCGGATTTGCTCGCGTCAAAGAGAACGCGGGCTATGTGGTATTTGAATGCTATCAGCCTGATGATGCCGACAAGCTGGCGCGCGAGTTGCCGTTCAGCTCATTGATTTTCGCTCGCCAGATGTTTGTCGCGGGCGAACTGCTGAAAGATCTCCCGCCGGAAGATCGCATCACGCCGATTGTGGGCATGCTGCAAGGCGTGGTGGAGAAGGGCGGCGATTTGCGCGTGGAAGTGGCCGACACCAACGAAAGCAAAGAGCTGATGAAGTTCTGCCGTAAGTTCACCGTGCCGCTGCGCGCGGCGCTACGTGATGCGGGTGTACTGACAAACTACGAAACGCCAAAGCGCCCGGTCGTGCATATCTTCTTTATTGCGCCAGGATGCTGCTACGCAGGCTACTCGTATACCACCAATAACTCGCCGTTCTTTATGGGGATCCCGCGTCTGCGCTTCCCGGCAGATGCGCCGAGCCGTTCAACCCTCAAGCTGGAAGAGGCGTTCCACGTCTTTATCCCGGCGGACGAGTGGGACGAACGTCTGGCAAACGGCATGTATGCCGTCGACCTTGGCGCGTGCCCGGGCGGCTGGACCTATCAGCTGGTGAAACGCAACATGTGGGTTTCGTCCGTGGATAACGGCCCGATGGCGCAAAGCCTGATGGACACCGGGCAGGTCACCTGGCTGCGTGAGGATGGCTTCCGCTATCGCCCGAACCGCAACAACATCTCCTGGATGGTGTGCGACATGGTAGAGAAACCGGCGAAAGTCGCGGCGCTGATGGCCTCCTGGCTGGTGAACGGCTGGTGCCGTGAGACGATTTTCAACCTCAAGCTGCCGATGAAAAAGCGCTACGAAGAGGTGTCGCAGAACCTGGCCTATATTCAGCAGCAGCTGGACGAACACGGGATTAACGCGGAAATCCAGGCGCGTCAGCTGTATCACGACCGTGAAGAAGTGACGGTGCATATCCGTCGCTGGTGGGCGGCTGTGGGTGGACGTCGCGACGAGCGATAG
- the syd gene encoding SecY-interacting protein, which produces MDIETANALTSFTTRYCDAWHEKRGTWPQSTDLYGVPSPCIIASQDDYVIWQPKPFTGEQNVNAVERAMDIVVQPALHAFYTTQFAGDMTACFARQPLTLLQTWSEDDLQRVQENLIGHLVTQKRLKLSPTLFIATLDSELDVISVCNLSGEVIKETLGTRNRDVLAPSLADFLTQLEPLL; this is translated from the coding sequence GTGGATATCGAAACTGCAAATGCCCTGACGTCCTTCACGACCCGCTACTGCGATGCCTGGCATGAAAAGCGGGGGACGTGGCCACAAAGTACTGATTTATATGGCGTGCCGTCACCGTGCATTATCGCTTCGCAGGATGATTACGTAATCTGGCAACCGAAACCGTTCACGGGCGAGCAGAATGTAAATGCGGTTGAACGCGCAATGGACATTGTGGTACAACCTGCGCTTCATGCATTTTATACCACGCAGTTTGCCGGGGATATGACGGCATGTTTTGCACGACAGCCGCTGACGCTGCTGCAAACCTGGAGCGAAGACGATCTTCAACGCGTTCAGGAAAACCTCATTGGTCACCTGGTCACGCAAAAACGCCTTAAGCTCTCTCCGACTCTCTTTATTGCGACGCTCGACAGTGAACTGGACGTCATTTCTGTCTGCAACCTGTCTGGTGAGGTCATTAAAGAGACGCTCGGCACCCGCAATCGCGACGTTCTCGCACCTTCACTTGCGGATTTCCTTACCCAACTTGAGCCGCTTCTGTAA
- the queF gene encoding NADPH-dependent 7-cyano-7-deazaguanine reductase QueF (Catalyzes the NADPH-dependent reduction of 7-cyano-7-deazaguanine (preQ0) to 7-aminomethyl-7-deazaguanine (preQ1) in queuosine biosynthesis), whose protein sequence is MSYENHQALTGLTLGKSTDYRDTYDASLLQGVPRSLNRDPLGLHADALPFVGGDIWTLYELSWLNARGLPQVAVGHVELDYASVNLVESKSFKLYLNSFNQTKFNSWDEVQQTLERDLSACAQGNVTVSLYRLHELEGQPIAHFHGTCIDDQDIEVESYEFSTDCLENAAGGKVVDETLVSHLLKSNCLITHQPDWGSVQIQYRGPKIDREKLLRYLVSFRHHNEFHEQCVERIFNDIQRFCQPEKLSVYARYTRRGGLDINPWRTNTDFVPATGRLVRQ, encoded by the coding sequence ATGTCTTACGAAAATCATCAGGCGTTAACGGGCTTAACGCTGGGTAAATCGACCGATTACCGCGACACCTACGATGCAAGCCTGTTGCAGGGCGTGCCGCGCAGTCTGAACCGCGATCCGCTCGGCCTGCACGCTGACGCGCTGCCGTTTGTCGGCGGCGACATCTGGACGCTGTACGAACTCTCCTGGCTGAATGCGCGCGGTCTGCCGCAGGTGGCCGTGGGCCACGTCGAGCTGGATTACGCCAGCGTAAATCTGGTCGAATCCAAGAGCTTTAAGCTCTATCTCAACAGCTTTAACCAGACCAAATTTAACAGCTGGGACGAGGTACAACAGACGCTTGAGCGTGATTTAAGCGCGTGCGCGCAGGGGAACGTGACCGTCTCGTTATACCGTCTGCATGAGCTGGAAGGACAGCCCATCGCCCATTTCCACGGCACCTGCATCGACGATCAGGACATCGAAGTGGAGAGCTATGAATTTAGCACTGACTGCCTGGAAAACGCGGCGGGCGGAAAAGTGGTCGACGAGACGCTGGTCAGCCATCTGCTGAAATCCAACTGCCTTATCACTCATCAGCCGGACTGGGGCTCGGTGCAAATTCAGTATCGCGGCCCAAAAATTGACCGTGAAAAGCTGCTGCGTTACCTGGTGTCTTTCCGTCATCACAACGAATTCCACGAGCAGTGCGTGGAACGCATCTTCAATGACATCCAGCGTTTCTGCCAGCCCGAAAAGCTGAGCGTTTACGCCCGCTATACCCGTCGCGGCGGCCTGGACATTAACCCGTGGCGCACCAATACCGATTTTGTGCCTGCCACCGGACGGCTGGTGCGCCAGTAA
- a CDS encoding HAAAP family serine/threonine permease, whose translation METTQTSTVASIESRSGWRKTDTMWMLGLYGTAIGAGVLFLPINAGVGGLIPLIIMAIIAFPMTFFAHRGLTRFVLSGKNPGEDITEVVEEHFGVGAGKLITLLYFFAIYPILLVYSVAITNTVESFMMHQLQMTPPPRAILSLILIVGMMTIVRFGEQMIVKAMSVLVFPFVAALMVLALYLIPQWNGAALETLSLSSASATGNGLLLTLWLAIPVMVFSFNHSPIISSFAVAKREEYGNGAEKKCSSILARAHIMMVLTVMFFVFSCVLSLSPADLAAAKEQNISILSYLANHFNAPLIAWMAPIIAIIAITKSFLGHYLGAREGFNGMVIKSLRGKGKSIEINRLNKITALFMLVTTWAVATLNPSILGMIETLGGPIIAMILFLMPMYAIQKVPAMRKYSGHVSNVFVVVMGLIAISAIFYSLFS comes from the coding sequence ATGGAAACCACTCAAACCAGCACCGTTGCTTCGATTGAATCCCGAAGCGGTTGGCGCAAAACGGATACCATGTGGATGCTTGGCCTGTACGGCACAGCAATCGGCGCTGGTGTACTGTTCCTTCCTATCAACGCAGGTGTCGGCGGTCTGATCCCGCTGATCATCATGGCCATCATCGCCTTCCCGATGACCTTCTTTGCACACCGCGGTCTGACCCGCTTCGTGCTGTCCGGTAAAAATCCGGGCGAAGACATCACTGAAGTCGTTGAAGAACACTTCGGCGTCGGCGCAGGTAAGCTGATTACCCTGCTCTACTTCTTCGCGATTTACCCGATTCTGCTGGTTTATAGCGTCGCTATCACTAACACCGTTGAAAGCTTCATGATGCACCAGCTTCAGATGACCCCGCCGCCGCGTGCGATTCTGTCTCTGATCCTGATCGTCGGTATGATGACCATCGTGCGCTTCGGCGAGCAGATGATTGTGAAAGCGATGAGCGTGCTGGTGTTCCCGTTTGTGGCGGCTCTGATGGTGCTGGCTCTGTACCTGATCCCACAGTGGAACGGCGCAGCGCTGGAAACCCTGTCTCTGAGCAGCGCATCCGCGACCGGCAACGGCCTGCTGCTGACCCTGTGGCTGGCGATCCCGGTAATGGTGTTCTCCTTCAACCACTCGCCAATCATCTCTTCCTTCGCGGTGGCGAAGCGTGAAGAGTACGGCAATGGCGCAGAGAAGAAGTGCTCCAGCATCCTGGCTCGCGCGCACATCATGATGGTCCTGACCGTAATGTTCTTCGTGTTCAGCTGCGTGCTGAGCCTCTCCCCGGCGGATCTGGCGGCGGCGAAAGAGCAGAACATCTCGATTCTGTCTTACCTGGCCAACCACTTTAACGCACCGCTGATTGCGTGGATGGCACCGATCATCGCGATTATCGCTATCACCAAATCCTTCCTGGGCCACTACCTGGGCGCGCGTGAAGGCTTCAACGGTATGGTGATTAAATCTCTGCGCGGTAAAGGCAAGAGCATTGAAATCAATCGTCTGAACAAAATCACTGCGCTGTTCATGCTGGTGACCACCTGGGCGGTAGCGACTCTGAACCCAAGCATTCTGGGTATGATTGAAACCCTGGGCGGCCCGATTATCGCGATGATCCTGTTCCTGATGCCGATGTACGCGATTCAGAAAGTGCCTGCGATGCGTAAATACAGTGGCCATGTCAGCAACGTGTTTGTTGTTGTGATGGGTCTGATTGCCATCTCCGCTATTTTCTACTCGCTGTTCAGCTAA
- the ppnN gene encoding nucleotide 5'-monophosphate nucleosidase PpnN produces MITHISPLGSMDMLSQLEVDMLKRTASSDLYQLFRNCSLAVLNSGSLTDNSKELLSRFESFDINVLRRERGVKLEVINPPEEAFVDGRIIRSLQANLFAVLRDILFVNGQISNAGRFQHLDLESSVHITNLVFSILRNARALHVGEAPNMVVCWGGHSINETEYLYARRVGTQLGLRELNICTGCGPGAMEAPMKGAAVGHAQQRYKEGRFIGMTEPSIIAAEPPNPLVNELIIMPDIEKRLEAFVRIAHGIIIFPGGVGTAEELLYLLGILMNPANKDQVLPLILTGPKESADYFRVLDEFIVHTLGEDARRHYRIIIDDAAEVARQMKKAMPLVKENRRDTGDAYSFNWSIRIAPDLQIPFEPSHENMANLKLYPDQPVEVLAADLRRAFSGIVAGNVKEVGIRAIEEFGPYKIHGDPEMMRRMDDMLQGFVAQHRMKLPGSAYIPCYEIIK; encoded by the coding sequence TTGATTACACATATTAGCCCGCTTGGCTCTATGGATATGTTGTCGCAGCTGGAAGTGGACATGCTTAAACGCACTGCCAGTAGTGACCTTTATCAACTGTTTCGTAACTGTTCACTTGCCGTACTGAACTCCGGAAGCCTGACCGACAACAGTAAAGAGCTGCTGTCCCGCTTCGAAAGTTTTGATATCAACGTGCTGCGCCGCGAGCGCGGGGTGAAGCTGGAAGTGATCAACCCGCCGGAAGAGGCGTTTGTCGACGGGCGTATTATCCGCTCACTTCAGGCCAACCTGTTTGCCGTGCTGCGCGACATCCTGTTCGTTAACGGGCAGATCAGCAACGCCGGTCGTTTTCAACATCTTGACCTGGAAAGTTCCGTTCATATCACCAACCTGGTCTTCTCCATTCTGCGTAACGCCCGCGCCCTGCACGTGGGCGAAGCGCCGAACATGGTCGTCTGCTGGGGTGGTCACTCCATTAACGAAACCGAATACCTGTATGCCCGCCGCGTGGGGACGCAGCTTGGCCTGCGCGAACTGAATATCTGTACCGGTTGCGGTCCTGGCGCGATGGAAGCGCCAATGAAAGGCGCGGCAGTAGGACACGCGCAGCAACGCTATAAAGAAGGCCGTTTTATTGGCATGACCGAGCCGTCGATCATCGCCGCTGAGCCGCCTAACCCGCTGGTTAACGAACTGATTATTATGCCGGATATCGAAAAACGTCTTGAGGCGTTTGTCCGTATCGCGCACGGCATCATCATCTTCCCGGGCGGCGTGGGGACGGCGGAAGAGCTGCTTTATCTGCTGGGGATCCTGATGAACCCGGCCAACAAAGATCAGGTTCTGCCGTTGATCCTGACCGGCCCGAAAGAGAGCGCCGACTACTTCCGCGTGCTGGACGAGTTTATCGTGCATACGCTGGGCGAAGACGCGCGCCGTCACTACCGCATTATCATTGACGATGCCGCAGAAGTGGCCCGTCAGATGAAAAAAGCGATGCCGCTGGTGAAAGAGAACCGTCGTGATACCGGGGATGCCTACAGCTTTAACTGGTCCATCCGTATCGCACCGGACCTCCAGATCCCCTTCGAACCGTCGCATGAGAACATGGCGAACCTCAAACTCTATCCGGATCAGCCGGTAGAAGTGCTGGCAGCCGACCTGCGTCGCGCCTTCTCTGGCATCGTGGCGGGGAACGTGAAAGAGGTAGGGATCCGTGCAATTGAGGAGTTCGGGCCGTATAAGATCCACGGTGACCCGGAGATGATGCGCCGCATGGATGACATGTTGCAGGGCTTTGTCGCCCAGCACCGCATGAAGCTTCCTGGCTCTGCCTATATTCCGTGTTACGAAATCATCAAGTAA